In Leptospira brenneri, a single genomic region encodes these proteins:
- a CDS encoding LA_3751/LA_3752 family putative glycosyltransferase: protein MTLKSKSPAIIIASIAFLFFILQVLIRVDTYYLSDPLVKMIQTVSLWNQNWSTEGILYPARDLDPLFQLSPLNEGFVFLNNDRLIGQYPIAFTSLYSLFGFLPFSVLPYFNFIFLLLFINLLFKNSIQISTIIIVSLGTVVFPLLVDFSENGLFIILAGYGYSFLFKAFLSDKKNDWILGNLFLGLSLWFRLEGILFFFAIQATIGFIQIFIKKESIIQNFHPVRYSIFILFLIAFLLWNTFSYSHPLGTRHLTNFDHNGRTITDQIKIFFSMVFTYPRPDGWSFGFFLHSPIFLYAIAKLRKKQILDHLNLLFHLLSAVIFIIIAGISSPNDGITLTGRYLVVTIFPLSFILNEQMEKLKTKKWILYSIYTWMLLCSFVVILIFYFSSSELRKLRKELSKFNSPLIVTTNELISGGFGLELVDKKVICVRRDNLLDYFSENLKKNMPNEFTILTVEKETNYNKDERRLFTSILTKSEQSGYDCSTEERTARILGRKCIQLKQK from the coding sequence ATGACATTAAAGTCTAAAAGCCCGGCCATTATCATCGCTTCCATTGCTTTTTTATTTTTTATTTTACAAGTTCTGATTCGAGTCGATACCTATTACCTATCCGATCCTCTCGTAAAAATGATCCAAACAGTTTCCCTCTGGAACCAAAATTGGTCAACGGAGGGCATACTTTATCCTGCACGGGACTTAGATCCGCTTTTTCAATTAAGCCCACTCAACGAAGGATTTGTTTTCTTAAATAACGATAGACTCATTGGCCAATATCCAATTGCTTTTACCTCACTATACTCTTTGTTTGGTTTTTTACCCTTTTCTGTTCTTCCCTATTTCAATTTTATTTTTTTATTATTATTTATAAATTTATTATTTAAAAATTCGATTCAAATATCTACCATTATTATTGTATCATTAGGTACGGTTGTTTTTCCTCTGTTAGTCGACTTCTCAGAAAATGGACTGTTTATCATTCTTGCTGGTTATGGATATAGTTTTCTCTTCAAAGCATTTCTCTCAGACAAAAAAAATGATTGGATATTAGGGAATCTCTTCCTTGGATTATCTTTATGGTTTCGATTGGAAGGAATTTTATTCTTTTTTGCTATCCAAGCCACGATTGGATTCATCCAAATATTCATCAAAAAAGAATCAATCATTCAAAATTTCCACCCGGTTCGATATTCTATTTTTATTTTGTTTTTAATAGCTTTTCTTCTTTGGAATACTTTTAGTTACTCACACCCGTTAGGCACAAGACATCTTACAAATTTTGACCATAATGGAAGAACAATCACAGACCAAATTAAAATTTTCTTTTCGATGGTATTCACATATCCAAGACCAGATGGTTGGTCCTTTGGTTTTTTTCTTCACAGCCCCATTTTTTTATATGCAATTGCAAAACTAAGAAAAAAACAAATCCTTGATCATCTAAATCTATTATTCCACCTTTTATCTGCAGTAATTTTTATTATCATCGCAGGTATATCCTCACCAAACGATGGTATCACTTTAACAGGTAGATATTTAGTGGTTACAATATTCCCTCTTTCATTTATCTTAAATGAACAAATGGAAAAACTGAAAACAAAAAAATGGATTCTATATTCTATTTACACATGGATGTTGCTCTGTTCATTCGTTGTTATCCTGATTTTTTATTTTTCAAGTAGTGAACTCAGAAAATTACGTAAAGAACTGTCCAAATTCAACTCCCCTCTCATCGTAACCACAAACGAATTAATCTCAGGCGGATTTGGACTCGAGTTAGTAGATAAAAAAGTAATTTGTGTAAGAAGAGATAACCTACTCGATTATTTTTCTGAAAATCTCAAAAAAAATATGCCAAACGAATTCACTATTTTAACAGTTGAGAAAGAAACAAACTACAATAAAGACGAAAGAAGACTCTTTACATCCATCCTTACAAAATCTGAACAATCTGGATACGATTGTTCCACTGAAGAACGTACGGCGAGAATTTTAGGAAGAAAATGTATCCAATTGAAACAAAAATAA